The stretch of DNA TCCTCGTAGCCGGCGTCAGCGTGGCGAATAACGCCCATGCCAGGATCGGTCGTGAACACAGCTTTTGCTTTCTCAGCGGCGAGGTCAGAACCGTCGAGGACAACGTGGTTGTTCGTATGCAGCGAGTTGCCGATCCCGACACCGCCGCCGTCGTGGACGCTGACGATATCAGCACCGCCAGCACAGTTGACTAACGCGTTCAGAATCGGCCAATCGGCAACGGCATCAGTGCCGTCTTTCATCGCTTCTGTCTCTCGATTCGGGCTGGCGACGCTTCCCGCATCGAGGTGATCTCGAGTGACAACAATTGGGGCGGAAATCTCGCCGTCGGCAACGAGTTCGTTGATCCGGAGCGCAAAGCGAGCACGCTCGGTGTGTTCCTCGCCGTCGGTCGCGTAGCCAAGCCAGCAGACCCGACTCGGCAGTCCCTGGAACTGAACTTGCTCCTGTGCGAGGTCGATCCAGCGCCGAAGGTGGTCCTTTTCTGGGAACAACTCGAGGATGGCCTCGTCAGTTCGGTGGATATCGTCGGGGTCACCCGAAAGTGCAGCCCAGCGGAACGGCCCCTTGCCGCGACAGAACTGCGGGCGGATGTACGCAGGAACGAACCCGGGGAAGTCAAACGCGTTCTCCATCCCACGATGATCCTGGACCTGCCCGCGGATGTTGTTCCCGTACTCGAAGGCAATAGATCCACGCTCTTGTAACTCGAGAATTGCATCGACGTGGCGTTCCATCGTATCGAGACTTTCCTCGAGATACGCATCCGGGTCATCCTCGCGCAGTGCGTCGGCGTCCTCGACCGTGTAGCCGTCGGGATAGTAGCCCTCGAGTGCATCGTGTGCGCTCGTCTGGTCTGTAATCACATCCGGGACATACCCTTGCTCGAGCATGGTCTCGAGCAGTTCCGCTGCGTTGACGTGGACACCGACACTGTAGGGTTCGCCGGCGTCGCAGGCTTCTTCTGCGCGCTCGATTGCCTCCTCGATGTCGTCGGCTTTTTCCATACAGTAGCCAGTCTCGAGACGCCGGTCGATCCGGTCTTCGTCGACTTCAGCCGCGATACAGACGCCCTCGTTCATCGTTACCGCCAGCGGCTGTGCACCGCCCATGCCGCCGAGGCCAGCCGTAACGACTGTCTTGCCGGTCAGGTCGCCATCGTAGTGCTGGCGAGCGAGTTCGGCAAGCGTCTCGAACGTCCCCTGTATAATCCCCTGTGTGCCGATGTACGCCCACGAACCCGCGGTCATCTGGCCGTACATGATCTTGCCTTCAGCCTCGAGTTCGTGAAAGTGATCCCAGTTGTCCCAGTTGCCAACGAGATTTGAGTTCGCGATCAACACTCGAGGCGCGCGCTCGTGCGTTGGAAATCGCCCGACTGGCTTGCCCGACTGGACCAGTAACGTTTCATCGTCTGCGAGCGAGCGCAACTCGGCCAAGATGGCATCGTAGGCGTCCCACGACCGCGCCGCTCGGCCTGTGCCACCATAGACGACCAGATCCTCTGGCTTTTCTGCAACGTCTGGATCGAGGTTGTTGTTGAGCATCCGCAGCGCCGCCTCCTGTCGCCACCCTTCACACTCGAGGTCCTGTCCAGTCGGCGCGCCCTGGTACTCGTACCACTGCTCGCTCGGAGCGCCATCGCCGAGAGTCGGTTCAGTTCCCATGTGAGTAATAAGCACGCGACGAACCAATACCCACGGTGTTCCAATCGGAATATGATTTATATACAGTCGCCGCATATCGCCGCTATGTACGAGGCGACGTTTTCGATCAGCGACTCGAGCGCCTACACCGGTCCGACCGGTAACGCGGACTGCCGAATCGAACTCTGGTGTAACGACCACTCGGACCTGCTGTACGTCTCCGGGAGCGAGATTGATCCACTGTTGTCACAGATTCGCACCGATATCGGCATCGAAGCAGAACTCCGGCGTGAGGAAGAAGCCGTCGTTATCACGAGTTCGTGTCTCAAACAACACGAAGTTACCCACATCGAGCGCTATCTTCGAGCAAACAACTGCCTGTTGTTGCCGCCGCTTCGATACGAAAACGGCGAAAAACAGTGTCGTATCCTCGCGCTTGAGTCCGCGAATCTCACCACCCTCTATGCCGACCTCGTCGCGGATGAGTTCGAAATCGACGTCCGAGCTAAACGCGAAATCAGTACGCCGGTACAGTCAACTCCGCTCTTGACCCTCGACGATGTCATCCCAGACCTAACCGAACGCCAGCGCGAGGTACTCACACTCGCCGTCGATGCCGGGTACTACGACCTTCCTCGAGAGACAACGACAGCAGCGCTCGCCGACGAAGTCGGGATCAGTCGACGGGCAACAGAAGACCATCTGCGTCGGGCCGAACGAAAATTGCTCACCTCACTCGTCTCGTATCTGTACTAGCTCAAACGTATGCCCCGGTGCCTTAGAGCAAGCCAAGCGCCGCAACAGCGTGCGTGATCACCGTGATGACCGGGATGAGGATGATCGTTCGCATGACGAACAGCAAGACGAGATCACGGAACCGAATCGGGATATCGCTGAACATATCCATCATCATCGGCGCAGTCGCCGAGAAAAAGATCAGCTGAGAGATCGACAGCAACGCGATGAAAAATCGCGCCATTGCATCGGCTTCAGCGACCAACAGTGCCGGGATAAACATCTCGGTGATGCCGATGATCGACGCCGGTGCGACGACCTCAGCGTCCGGAATGCCAAGGAGTTCGAAGACCGGAATCAGAGGCTGTGCGATAATGTCGAATACAGGCGTGTTCTCAGCGACGATGACCGCCGCAAGACCGATCGAGAGGATCGTCCCTAAAATCAAGATGGCGAGTTTGATTCCGTCAATGAACCCGCGAACCGACGCACCGAGAATCGTTCCACCCTCCTCAGCCTTCTTGACGGCTTCTGAGAGGCCAAACCGGAAGTAATCCCCTGGAGACCCTCGAAACGGCGTCTCGGGATTTGGCTCAGCGATGTACTCCTCCGGGACGTTACTCAACGGCGGAATCCGAACGAGGATAATGCCTGTCACCGCAATGCAGACGAGGTACGACAGGAAGATTACTGGGAACAACTCGAGGAGATCGACCGTTGCAGCGACGACGCCGACGAACCCGATCGAGACGGTTGCGAAACAGGTGCTGATGATGTAGACGTCCTGCTTCGAGTACTCACCACGATCGAAGACGTTTCGCGTCACGTAGAGTCCGACGCTGTAGGAACCCACCCACGAGGCGACGCTGTCAAGGGCTGACCGGCCAGGGATTTTGAACAGTGGGCGCATGATCGGACGTGCCATTGTGCCAACGAACTCGAGGCCGCCGAGTTCGACGAAGAGATTGATGAAGATTGCACCGATGGGGATGATCACCGCGACGCTCAGAATAAGCGTGCCCCAGACGAGACCGCCAGTGGCAGGACCAACGAGCCACTCGGGACCGATTTCGAAGAACAAGACGGGCGCGAGGACAGCACCAGCGACTCGGAAAAACCAGAACGGGGTAGAGGTCTCCCAGTAGGGAAGCGCCAGTTGTTCGGTCCGGTTGTCGCTGATCGAGATGACTCCGCGCTTTCGGAACTCGGCAAGCGTCGTCAAGAGCCCGCCGGCTGCGATGAGGCCGAGTGCGTAGACTCCCGCAAACATCGGGTACGTTCCCGTGATCCAATTGACGGCGATGTCAAAAGGGACTGTTATCTGGCCGTCCCAGGGTACTGGGACGAGAAAAAAGAAAAAGCCAACCGCAAACGCCACCACGAACTTCGAAATCGGCCCACCACGGATTTCAGCGAGATCGATATCTTCGATTGTTTTTGTTTCTGGTGCCGTTTCCACCCGTTTTGTATCCTGGTCCTCCCGAGACCATGCTGTTTCGTCAAACACACCCAAAGATTGGGGTGCCCGCTAACAAGTGTCATATGGTGCCATATGGTAGGTGATTTATATACAAATATCAGAGTCACCAAAACAGTGAGTGTTGAGAACGAATAGACTCCGCAAAAATATAAAACGAGAGTTGTAATGTTCCAGCCATTCCTCAAGGGCGAGCAGAATTGTTTGATTAATAAAATACTCGATGGCTCGAGCGTCTGAGGAGAGGATGGTATCAATTGAGGAGAGAAATATGAGAACTTATATAATATCCCGTCAAAATTCACAGATATGATGATTTTATTTCCTGTAGTATAGATTAGATATTGATACTTGAGTAGAACAGTAAATATTCATACTATGTAGTACTGGCAGACAGCGTAGTGGTGGACAGCACAAGAATGAGTAAAAGTAAATACTATTTGACACACATAATATTTTGTGAGTTGTCATTTGATATCTCACAATCATGTAATCTTCAGCACAACATAGTTTGTATATGAATCAATTGAATTATCATATAGTCAGGACCCGTTCTGAGATGAGATTCTGCTATACAGTTAGTGAGCAGTACTATTGATTGATTTCGTCATAACTGGGCACACGGATTCATGATTAGTTGAGAATTGACAATATCAATTATGCGGCTGGATCTCAGAACACACTATACCCGTTTTCGTACGGCCTAATTCGGGGGGATTCACCTTCCACCGTTTCGATGTACTCGAGAAGACGCGCTTGGAGGTCATCAGCGATGGATCGGAAATCAGGTCGGCCAACTAGGTTGACCTTTTCGTGTGGGTCCCGTGCGAGGTCATAGAGATACCGTTCAACGTACGTGTCAGATGATTTCGTTCCACTTCCACCTCGCCATCCGGTCGAAGAAGTTGCGGCAACACCGTATTTCCACTGATCGGTTCGGAGCGCTCGACCAACCTGAGACTCACTAATTTGGATGAACGCATCACCGCCGGTATCGGGTCTGTCACCGTGGGCAATCGGAAGAAAGCTATCCCCGTGCATCGCATCGGGAATATCAATTCCAGCGGCAGCAAGCAACGTCGGCGGAAGGTCGACAAGACTCGTCGGCGTCTCGATAGCAGTACCCATGTCGAATTCGGGGCCAGCTAAAACAGCAGGGACCCGGACAGCAGACTCGTGGGGTGTTCGCTTGTACTCACCCGGTCGAGTACGGAAATGACAGCCGTGATCCGCAGTATAGGCTACAATCGTTTCGTCTTCGATATCCCGGGCAGAGAGTGCTTCCAAGAGGTCGTCGACACACTCGTCAAGGCGTTTGACGGTCCCATAGTAGTCTGGGAGCTCTTCGTACCAGTCACCAGGTCGATTACGGAGGTCCTCGGGAACATACGGCCGCTTCTTGTAGGGTTCTGCATACCCATCCGGAGCGGCGTACGTCATCATATCGTTCTGATTGTGCGGTTCGAGATACGCAACGACGAGAAAAAACGGCTCCGAGAGAGACGCGATGGCCTTGCATGCAAAGTCAGTGAACGCATCTGCACGATACGAATCAAACTCGACAGGCTCGTTGTCAGGACCGAACAAGTGTCCTTCCATCGGATAGGACGTGAATTCCGGGACGTCAGCAGCAATCCAGAAATCTTCGTACGCACCACGGAGATTTTCGGGAATAGGATCATCGAAGGTCCCTGAGATATGCCAGTTGCCGACATACCCAACGTCGTATCCAGCCTCTTTGAATTGTCGAGGGAGACGCAACTCGTCGGTCGAAATGGGCATCGTATCTCGCCATACGTCGACCTCACTGGCATACTTCCCACTCTGGAACATCGCACGGAACGGGCCACACAGCGGTTGTGGAGTGATCGCCTGTTTCAAAACAGTCCCGCGCGTTGCGAGTCCATCGAGTGTTGGCGTGAGATTCAGTGGGCATCCGTATGCACCAAGCGTATCCCAGCGCTGTTGGTCCGTCAAGACCATGAGCACGTTCGGATGTTCATCGGCGGTCATTACCACTTCCTGTAGTGGGGAGCGTATATTTGTTTCCGATATTTCTGTCTCAAGACACAGTAGTAAACAGCCTCGGGCGCGGTGGCCCGGGGCTTTTGTTGGTTCCCTCAGCTGTGTGCTAGCACTCCCTGCTCGGCAAGCGAGCGGGATGAGGTTGGGCGGCTTACGCGCCCCGACCCGGACAGACGCACCAACCGCACCTGCGGCTGGGTTTTGTGAGTCCGGTAATCTGTAGTATTACTGTCAATTTTCGCCTTCTCGCGCCACGCGATGTTCACCGACGCATTCCGGTCGGCGTGGTCTTGCGCCACGTCACACTCGTCGTTCGGACATCTGAACCGCCGACCCTGCCGATACCCACGCTCACCACAGCACGAACACGTCTGCGAGTTGTAGTAAGCGTCCACCGTATCCGTCAGAATCTCCCGCCACGTCGCCTTGTACGAGACGAACTTCTCAAATTTGTGGAACGGCAGTTTGTGCAACCGGCGGTTCATATACGACCCGTACTGCATCTCCTCGCGGATACCACTCATATCCTCGAACACGATAACCAGGTTCGGGAACTGCTCTGCGAACTTTACGACAGCACGGGAAAGACGGTGCAACACCCACTCGGTGAATCGCTCTTCTTTGTCACTGAGTTTCTGGTGGATGCTCGTCTTGCCGTATTCCTGACAACGTTTCGTAATGGTGTGGTAGCGTTGGCGTTCCTGCTTCACCCGTCCGTAGTCGAGGACGAGTGTGCCCTTCGTTCGCATCGTGTCGCGGTCGAGGGCGGTGAGAGCGACGTTGCGCTCGTTGATGTCCACACCGACTACCGTATCGGCGGTATCGGGTTCGGGCACGTCGAACTCGCGTGTGACCGTGACGTGTAGGTAGTACACGCCATCGCGGTATCTCGAAGTGCCGTGGCACTTCGATGACTCGTCGAAAATCTTTGATTTTCGAGACAGGAGGTCGGCCTGTCCTATATCCACCTCATCCGACGTGAGGGCGTCTCGAAGTTCGTTCATTGCGTCCGGCTCACCGCGAAGATGGCCCTTCACCTTCTTGTAGGGTTTCGGGCTGATGCGGAACTGGACGCGGTTCGTGTTGTTGTTCACGGTGAGGCGGTAGCCTTCCGTGTGCGCCATCACAAGCGGGTAGGCACCAGATTTGTCCGTACTCGGCGGAGTCGGCTTCCCTCGGTCAGGGTCGTCTTGATTCTCCCACCAGTCTTTGAGTGATTGGTAGGAGTCCCATGTTTGGAGGGCTTTGCCGACGACCGCGCACTTGTTGTTCTGTAGGAAGTCGTCGGGTCAACCTCCTTTTGTATCTCGGTGCGATTGTACCCTTGTTGTTTGAGGCGGATGGTTTGGTTGAAGCTCTCGCGTGAGGCGAGGCGGGCGTCGTGAAGCCACGATCGTTCACCAGACGCTATGTGGAGGCGCGTCTGGATCGTCTTCGTGGCTTCTTCACCCATGCATTGACAATCGTTCCAGATTATCATAAATGTAGAGATTAGAGATGGAAGAGTACCGCAGTCACGCACATTCGGTTAGTTCCTGCAAGTATCATTTCGTGTGGTGTCTAAAGTCAAGCAAAGCGAAGTCGTTCGAGACGGCGCGCCGTCTCGTGATGACGAAACGTGTTCGCACGTTTCGAACCACTTTGCGTACCTCGCGGGATCTCTGATCCCGCTCAGTATAGACACCCTGTTCTCGGTGTGGTCGAGGAGGACGTGAGAGAGTTGTTTGCGGAGACTGCCGACCACTTCGGCCACGAGATCTTGGCGTTGGAGATTGCAGACGACCACATTCATCTGTTCGTGCAAACAGACCCGAAACATAGCCCTGCTGAGGTAGCACGGCAGTTCAAGTCGTACTCTGGAAAGCACTTGCTGGAACGGTATCCCGAGATTCGAGAGTCGTATTTCTGGGGCGGTGGATTCTGGAAGGTTGGATACTACGTGGGAACAACGGAAGCAGTATCGGAGGAAGTGGTTGAACGGTATATCGAGGAGACGGAACATATGCCGGAGTGACGCGCTTTACCCCCGCCCACGGTGTTGACGCAAATCTTCGATTTGCGAAAGCCGAAAACCTACGGTTTTCGGAAGGGCAGGGAACTCGCGCTGCTATTCATTTAGATCTGCCACCAGACAAAACACGCATCGAAAATAATAACTTATCTATCAATAGTCGATGTTCACATATCAAAAACAGACTGACGAGTGATCTTCGAGTATAACGCATAATAGCCAAATTTGACCCAGAATACGCCGCATATTCGCCTATTGTTCATGAAGTGTGAACACATAGATTACAATAGTATGTTCGTAATTAGTCCTCGAGACGTGAAAGACGATTACGGATGGAATTTATCGTACTACCAACGAGGCTCTCGAAATCGGTACTTGCGTCCTTGCGTTTCATCCGGGTTGCTGGTCCCGAGACTGTTACTGCAGCGATTGCACGCTCATCAGCATCCATCACTGGGTGAGCAATACAGTGACGATTCGAACGGTGCTCGCCCCGATCGTAAGCAGTTCGGCGGTCACGGACAAGTTGGAGTTCGTCCTCGAGTTCGTCTCGATCCGTAATGGTGTGCTCAGTGAGGGCTGGAAGTCCACGGCGGTCAAGAATCATGTTGCGTTCGTCTGGAGGCATGTACGAAAGGATAGCCTTCCCACCCGCAGTTGCGTGCATGGGAAGCCTATCACCGACTCGCACATCATCCGTACGCTGTCTGGAACCACTTTCTTGTGCGATGTATATGCCGTGTCCATGTTCAGGGATCATCAGACTCGCCGTTTCGCCCGTTGCTGCTGCCAGATCTTCCAGTGGGTGTAACGCAGCATCATAGATGGGAAGGCGGGCTCGAGCGCTTGTTCCCAGTCCAAGGAAGCTGACACTCAATCGATACTCGTGACCATCCTTGACGACGTAATCTAACTGTCGAAGCGTGTTGAGGTGTTTGTGAACCGTTCCTTTCGACAGTTCGAGTTCGGTAGCCAGTTCAGTGACACCCGCAGTGTGGCGGTCTTTGAGTGCCTCAATCACCCGTACACTCGTTACAGACGTCGTCGCAGTCGGTTGCTCGTCAGACCCTGGAGGGACATTTACCGTGGTCATAGAAATATATCCACACCCCATCGACAAAAAATTGTTCATACTTGATGAACACAGTAGAGCAAGTGTGGGCTCACTCGAGCCAGACGTGGACTCAAAGCCACTAGGGGCTGTCCATCATCGTACGAACTGCACACCTTCGGTGCAACACACATTATTCACACACCGTGAACACACGAGCGATGACGAATTCTGGATCTGAAAACAAACAATAGAGTGGGTAGACAGAAAAGCAAAAGATGGCCCGATCAAATCGAGCGAGAAACACCGCCAATCGATACTGTGACCAAAGTCTTAATATCCGAGGGTACGATTGCCGTTCACATGGGTCAGATTGCGATTCGGAACCTGAGAAAGGTCTTCAACACCGGCGAGAACGATATCGTCGCAGTTGACGATCTCGATTTCACGATCGAAGATGGTGAGTTTCTCGTCCTCGTCGGTCCGTCCGGGTGTGGCAAATCAACGACGCTCCGTTGTATCGCCGGTCTGGAAACCGTGAGTTCGGGTGAAATCGTCGTGGATGGAGAAGACGTTACGCACAGTAACCCCTCGGCTCGAGATATGGCGATGGTATTCCAGAGTTACGCGCTGTATCCACACATGACGGCTCGAGAGAACATGGCGTTCGGGCTGAAAATGACGACCGATATGGCGAAAGACGACATCAATGACCGGGTTGAAGACGTCGCGGAAGTGACCGGTATTGAGGACCTCCTCGAGAAGAAGCCTGGTGAACTCTCGGGTGGCCAGCAACAGCGTGTGGCACTTGGTCGGGCGATTGTTCGGGATCCCTCCGTGTTCTTGATGGACGAGCCACTCTCGAATCTCGATGCAAAGCTCCGGTCGCAGATGCGAATGGAGTTGCAGAATCTCCAGCAAGAACTCGACGTGACGACGATTTACGTCACCCACGACCAGACCGAAGCGATGACCATGGGTGATCGAATCGCGGTTCTCAACGACGGAGAGTTACAACAGGTTGGCACGCCGCTCGAGTGCTACCACGAGCCCGCAAACCGGTTCGTCGCCGGCTTCATCGGCTCGCCAAGCATGAATTTCCTTGATGTCACGTTGGCTGATGCGACCTTCGAGCACGACGTATTTGCCTATACGCTTACCGAGACGACGACCAGCGAACTCGAGACGACAACCGGGACATACACGCTTGGAATCCGGCCCGAAGACATCAGGCTGGCAGCACCAGACGATCCGAACGCAATCGAAGCGACTGTTAACGTCGTCGAACCGCTTGGTGACGTTTCGCATATCAACATCGACATCGGATCACAAACCTACACTGCCAGTATCGACGGCACACCACGGTTACAGCCTGGCGAAACGCTCCATGTGACGTTCCCCGAGGACGATATTCACGTCTTCGACGCCGAAAGCGGAGAGGCACTTAAGAATGCCTCACTGGACGAAGAGACAGTCATCCCGGGGTCGAACACGAACGCGACAGCATAGACTCTCGAGTGGTCGAACAGCGTAAAAAGAAACTGGGTGATTAGGTTAACGTCGGGAGGTACGCTTCGTTCGCGTCGATGAGTTCCTCAGTCATGTCGTGAATCTCGTCGAGCGAAAGCGCTGCTGCGGTTAGCGGATCGAGTTTGAGCGCCTGGTGAACGGCGTCACGGTCGCCCTCGAGACCACCTTTGACCGCGAGCTGTTGGACGTTGACATTGGTTCGGATCAGTGAGATCAGCTGTGGTGGCAGATCGCCGACTGAGCACGGTCGGACGCCAGTGCCGTCGATCAGACACGGGACTTCGACGCAGGCTTCGCTGGGGAGATTCGTGATATGCTCGTCGTGGTTCGGGACGTTGAGGTTGAGTCGACGCGGTGTATCCGTCTCGAGAGAATGAATCAAACGGGCAGCATACTCCTCGGAGCGTTCGATCTCAGCGTCTTCGGGATTGAAATCGTCGAGAGCACTGTCGCGTTCTTCGGAGCGTTCCTTCCAGCCGTTAAGGTACGTCGCGGTTGGCATCCGCTCGGCGTAGTCCGTCCCAGTCATCTCGTCGATCACGGCCTCATCCGTGCGGAAGTGCGGGACGTACTCCGAGAAGTGGTGGCTCGATTCCGTGACGAACGCATCGAAGTGGTTCATGATTTCGAAACGGACCGTGTCCCGCTCGTAAATTTCGGGATCCGTCATTGCCTCCTCGAGCATCGGATAGACGTCTGTCCCGTCGTGCTCCAGTTCGAGGAACCACGCCATGTGGTTGATTCCGGCGACCCAATAGTCCAGTTGGTCCTCTGGGAGTCCAACGTAGTCTGCAATCGCTTCGGCGGTGTGTGGAACACTGTGACAGAGACCAATCGTTTCGATGTCCGTCGCTTCGGCCATCGTCCAACAGAGAATCGCCATCGGATTAGTGTAGTTCAACAGCAAGGCATCAGGGCACAGTTCCTCCATGTCTCGAGCGATCTCGAGCATCGTTGGAATCGTCCGCAGCCCACGGAAAACACCGCCAGGCCCCAACGTGTCACCAATTGACTGTTTGACGCCATACTCCTGTGGGATACGGATCTCGTTTTCGAACGGCTCGGTCCCGCCAACGTTGATCATATTCAAGACGTAATCAGCACCCTCGAGCGCCTCGCGGCGGTCAGTCGTCGACTCGATAGTGGCGTCGACATCACCGTTTTCGACCATCGCGTCGGCAACAGCGGTCGTCTGCTCGAGGCGGTGGTCGTCGATATCCATGAGCCTAATCGTGCTGTCAGAGAGGGCATCAAATGAAAGGATATCACCGACGAGGTTCTTTGCGAAGACCATACTTCCGGCACCGATGAAGGTTATCGTTGGCATCTACATGCATCTGTCTCAGACACCAGCATAAAATTGTCGCAGCAGGCCCTCGCTCGTGCGTTAAGGAAATTTAGCGCTTAGACTGTTGGCTGGCCAGAATTGTTTTCATCCCTTTTTGTCCAGATTCTGAGACTGACTTTTATCATAGTTGGTCCAAGACAGTGGAGTATACGATGGAGCTTAGCAAGCGGACCTTCCTGAAAGCGAGTGGTGCAACGACCGTTGCAGCTCTTGCGGGTTGCCTCGGTGACGATGATGATGACGGGCGCACCTTCTGGGCAGGGTGGTGGGATGAAGACCACCTCGAGGACTTCCGACCAGAGTTCGAATCCGAACTGGAAGAAGAAACCGGCCAGGAGTGGGAGCTAACTGAGTACCAGTACGACGATTTACAGAGCAACGTGCTCACCGGTGGCAACACGGGAACACCGGACCTTCTCGAGGGCGTCCTCGAGCATCCGGGCGATTACGTTGCGGCGGATGCGATAGAACCGTTGACTGACCACGTTCAGGATTTCGATCATTTCGATGGCTATCTTGACGCTGCAATCGACGCCTTCGAGTTCCAGGGTGAACTTTGGGGCCTGCCACTCGCTGGCGGCAATGGTCGCGCACTTGTTTACCGGACAGATATTCTCGCGGAGTATGGGTACGAAGACGGGCCACCAGAGGACCTCGATGAATTGGTCGAACTAGCTGGAGAGATCAACGCGAACGAGGACATGAACGGCCTCCACCTGACGACTGAACACGGCGAGGTTCGCGCAACACAGGAGTTCCTCTCACACGTCTACCAGCGTACTGGTAACATCTACGAATACGATGGTGACGAATGGGTGTTGCAAGCAACTGCTGATGATTTCGAAATCGTCCTCGATACGCTGTATTACAATCTGTTCCACGGTGACGAACCGATGGCTGACGATGATTACCGTGGTGCCGGCTGGGAAACCAACGACGAAGGATACTCGATGGGTGACCACGCAATGATCCACTGTGGACCATGGATTCAACAGGATGCCGACTCCTCCGATGAGCAAGCCGAAGTCATCGAAGAAAACACTGGGATTGCAGAACTGCCTGTCATCGAT from Natronolimnobius sp. AArcel1 encodes:
- a CDS encoding substrate-binding domain-containing protein codes for the protein MELSKRTFLKASGATTVAALAGCLGDDDDDGRTFWAGWWDEDHLEDFRPEFESELEEETGQEWELTEYQYDDLQSNVLTGGNTGTPDLLEGVLEHPGDYVAADAIEPLTDHVQDFDHFDGYLDAAIDAFEFQGELWGLPLAGGNGRALVYRTDILAEYGYEDGPPEDLDELVELAGEINANEDMNGLHLTTEHGEVRATQEFLSHVYQRTGNIYEYDGDEWVLQATADDFEIVLDTLYYNLFHGDEPMADDDYRGAGWETNDEGYSMGDHAMIHCGPWIQQDADSSDEQAEVIEENTGIAELPVIDGGERATYMEVSPVMINAHTDDLDASLEALELFTSPEMMQRFEDADPATNAPTHDSLEVEHDLEAFETFEDAFENGVAPAQIQWGEVRTPMYDAIEEVIYDETDPATAAEELEAALSEADVQLEA